The Gemmata palustris genome includes a region encoding these proteins:
- a CDS encoding carbohydrate kinase family protein, which yields MNPIVGIGEVLWDVYPDGRKVAGGAPFNFAFHCHQLGHDSVIVSRVGADDLGHELRDRVRALGLSDEYIQTDPDHPTGTVQVALDANKVPTYTITEYVAWDYIGWDEKLEPLLKTARAACFGTLAQRFGTPVPVHRFAERLHPRPRDLVVFDVNLRGQYFSEEILRWGIGTSNWIKINADELSVLSDVLGFRSLSDVMDAVTPLAFGCGATILTRGEQGCEIYRRWEEDDGDDGSLYPSETFTEPGVSAKVVDTVGAGDAFTAAMVCLHLEGRPLRECAKFATHYAARVCEYPGGTPKIDRAEVERAAGLK from the coding sequence ATGAACCCAATTGTCGGCATCGGCGAAGTGCTGTGGGACGTGTACCCGGACGGCCGAAAGGTGGCCGGCGGGGCGCCGTTCAACTTCGCGTTCCACTGCCACCAGCTCGGCCACGACTCGGTCATCGTGTCGCGCGTCGGCGCCGACGACCTCGGGCACGAGTTGCGCGACCGCGTCCGGGCACTCGGGCTTTCAGACGAGTACATCCAGACCGATCCCGATCACCCGACCGGCACGGTCCAGGTGGCACTCGACGCGAACAAGGTGCCGACGTACACGATCACCGAATACGTCGCATGGGATTACATCGGGTGGGACGAGAAGCTCGAACCGCTTCTGAAAACGGCCCGCGCCGCGTGCTTCGGTACACTCGCGCAACGGTTCGGCACACCGGTTCCCGTTCACCGATTCGCCGAAAGGCTGCACCCGCGGCCGCGGGATTTGGTCGTGTTCGATGTGAATCTCCGAGGGCAATATTTCTCTGAAGAAATACTGCGGTGGGGAATCGGCACGAGCAATTGGATCAAAATCAACGCGGATGAGCTCTCTGTGCTCAGCGACGTCCTCGGATTCCGATCACTATCCGATGTCATGGACGCCGTGACGCCGCTCGCCTTCGGCTGTGGCGCTACGATCCTGACTCGTGGCGAACAGGGGTGCGAAATCTACAGACGGTGGGAAGAGGACGACGGGGACGACGGCTCACTTTATCCAAGTGAAACATTCACCGAGCCCGGCGTGTCCGCGAAGGTCGTTGATACGGTGGGGGCGGGGGACGCATTCACCGCCGCGATGGTGTGCCTGCACCTGGAGGGGCGGCCGCTGCGCGAGTGCGCGAAGTTCGCCACGCACTACGCGGCCCGGGTGTGCGA
- a CDS encoding slipin family protein translates to MMAPMRRTAFGFRKEITVFEFERGLLYRDGRLERTLEPGRYQFGRSERVEVAKISLREMSHVVPGQGLLTADRIEVRVTLVAQYRVTDPVLALQAVENYVEQLHQELQLGLRDVVAARTIDQLLEGRAEIGAELLRSAVEPARRYGVELSRVGLRDVILPREVQRVLMLEIEADRTGRADLVKARHEIAAARARANTAKLLAETPEVARMQELDALLALAGKGGNVVVLPNLADLFAPRRDRNEGR, encoded by the coding sequence ATGATGGCCCCGATGAGGCGGACCGCGTTCGGGTTCCGCAAGGAAATTACGGTGTTCGAGTTCGAGCGCGGGTTGCTCTATCGGGACGGTCGGCTCGAGCGCACCCTCGAACCCGGGCGCTACCAGTTCGGCCGGTCGGAGCGGGTGGAGGTGGCGAAAATCTCGCTCCGGGAGATGAGCCACGTCGTCCCCGGCCAGGGGCTCCTCACCGCCGACCGCATCGAGGTGCGCGTTACGCTGGTGGCCCAGTACCGCGTAACCGATCCGGTGCTGGCGCTGCAGGCCGTCGAGAACTACGTCGAACAGCTCCACCAGGAACTGCAATTGGGTTTGCGCGACGTCGTTGCCGCTCGGACCATCGACCAGTTGCTCGAAGGGCGGGCCGAAATCGGGGCGGAACTGCTCCGCTCGGCGGTCGAACCGGCGCGCCGTTACGGAGTGGAATTGAGCCGCGTCGGGCTGCGCGACGTGATTTTGCCGCGCGAGGTGCAGCGCGTGCTGATGCTGGAGATCGAGGCCGACCGAACGGGGCGGGCCGATCTCGTCAAAGCGCGGCACGAGATCGCGGCGGCACGGGCGCGGGCGAACACGGCCAAGCTCCTGGCCGAAACGCCCGAGGTCGCCCGTATGCAGGAACTTGATGCGCTGTTGGCCCTGGCCGGGAAGGGCGGTAACGTTGTTGTACTGCCCAACTTGGCCGACTTGTTCGCCCCGCGGCGCGATCGAAACGAGGGCCGGTAG
- a CDS encoding DUF1559 domain-containing protein, with protein MLLVRRAFTLIELLVVIAIIAVLIGLLLPAVQKVRAAAARLKCQNNLKQLGLAAHTYHDVNERFPGGVQIGPRFSSLFVELLPYIEQAPLYQQWDFANPATNYSGSPSRAGTVLSVYVCPAQTLASGGSSPALSNYGGNGGTLVFPPARATLDGMFHTTGPLSEPRANQTGVRLTDVTDGTASTLLFGERVIGDPALDSYLDAPPGVITPAPAPPIHSSAAYCLWAPAPGPNAAAGLLSSETAIGYRHGTVWTPPPPILGLPGFPPPPPTPPPPVPWDGLKLQWWARLGAYGSLHNGGANATFADGSVRFLNDSTALLVLRGFGTRNGGEVVTE; from the coding sequence ATGCTTCTTGTTCGTCGCGCGTTTACGCTCATTGAGTTGCTGGTGGTGATCGCGATCATCGCGGTCCTCATCGGGTTGCTCCTGCCCGCGGTTCAGAAGGTCCGCGCCGCGGCCGCCCGCCTGAAGTGTCAGAACAATCTCAAACAACTCGGGCTCGCGGCCCACACCTACCACGACGTCAACGAGCGGTTCCCCGGCGGCGTGCAGATCGGTCCGCGGTTCTCGTCGCTCTTCGTCGAACTGCTCCCGTACATCGAGCAGGCCCCGCTGTACCAACAGTGGGACTTTGCGAACCCGGCGACGAACTATTCGGGCTCCCCGTCGCGCGCCGGGACGGTGCTGTCCGTGTACGTGTGCCCGGCGCAAACGCTGGCGTCCGGCGGCAGTTCCCCCGCACTCAGCAACTACGGCGGGAACGGCGGCACGCTCGTCTTCCCGCCCGCGCGGGCCACGCTCGACGGGATGTTCCACACCACCGGCCCGCTGTCCGAACCGCGGGCGAACCAGACCGGCGTGCGGCTCACGGACGTGACCGACGGCACCGCGAGCACGCTCCTCTTCGGCGAGCGCGTCATCGGCGACCCGGCGCTGGATTCGTACCTGGACGCGCCCCCCGGGGTCATCACACCGGCGCCCGCGCCACCGATCCATTCGAGCGCGGCTTACTGCCTGTGGGCGCCGGCGCCCGGACCGAACGCGGCGGCCGGGCTCCTCAGTAGCGAGACCGCGATCGGTTACCGGCACGGAACGGTGTGGACCCCGCCGCCGCCGATCCTGGGGCTCCCGGGGTTCCCGCCGCCCCCGCCCACTCCGCCGCCCCCGGTGCCGTGGGACGGGCTGAAGCTCCAGTGGTGGGCACGGCTCGGCGCTTACGGCAGCCTCCACAACGGCGGGGCGAACGCGACCTTCGCCGACGGCAGCGTCCGGTTCCTCAACGACTCGACCGCGCTCCTGGTGTTGCGCGGGTTCGGCACTCGAAACGGCGGCGAGGTGGTCACCGAGTAG
- a CDS encoding acyclic terpene utilization AtuA family protein — MKHVRIGNGCGFWGDNLDAPVRLASAGRLDYLTLEYLAELTMSILAVQKAKDASAGFATDFIDVLGRLAPTLQAQPQLKIVTNAGGMNPRACALQAKQVIAKAGIEKRIAVVSGDDLLPRLDELLASGHTLNHLDTGEPIASIRDKVVSANAYLGARPITDALKQGAEIVITGRVADASLTVGPAAHEFGWGFGPADLDRLAAGTVAGHLIECGAQATGGLWINADESTHLENVGYPIAEMREDGTFTISKPDGTGGAVNIETVSEQLLYEVADPARYFTPDVVADFTTVKLTQAKPDVVNVTGGTANGLTDTYKVSIAYRDGFMSAGTLVIAGPNAATKARRSGAILLEKLKQAGFTFAESRIEALGAGDCVPGVITATADPPEVVLRVSVRDPRKAAIERFTKEFAPLVTSGFPGTTGYTTGRPPVREVFAYWPALVAKSAVTPVVEVV, encoded by the coding sequence ATGAAGCACGTGCGAATCGGCAACGGGTGCGGGTTCTGGGGCGACAATCTCGACGCCCCCGTGCGCCTCGCGAGTGCGGGGCGGCTCGACTATCTCACGCTCGAGTACCTCGCAGAACTCACGATGTCGATCCTCGCCGTCCAGAAGGCGAAGGACGCGAGCGCCGGGTTCGCTACCGACTTTATCGACGTGCTCGGGCGCCTCGCCCCCACGCTCCAAGCACAACCGCAGTTGAAGATCGTCACCAACGCGGGCGGCATGAACCCGCGGGCGTGTGCGCTTCAGGCGAAGCAGGTAATTGCGAAAGCCGGAATCGAGAAGCGAATCGCGGTGGTGAGTGGTGACGACCTGCTGCCGCGCCTCGACGAATTGCTCGCCAGTGGACACACGCTCAATCACCTCGACACCGGCGAACCGATCGCCTCGATTCGCGACAAAGTGGTAAGCGCGAACGCCTACCTCGGAGCACGTCCAATTACGGACGCGCTGAAGCAAGGTGCGGAGATCGTCATCACGGGCCGCGTCGCGGATGCGTCGCTCACGGTCGGCCCGGCCGCGCACGAGTTCGGCTGGGGGTTCGGCCCTGCGGATCTGGACCGGCTCGCGGCCGGGACGGTCGCGGGGCACCTGATCGAGTGCGGCGCACAGGCTACCGGTGGATTGTGGATCAACGCGGACGAATCCACGCACCTCGAAAACGTCGGGTACCCGATCGCGGAGATGCGAGAAGACGGCACGTTCACGATCTCGAAGCCCGACGGCACCGGCGGGGCGGTGAACATCGAAACGGTGTCGGAGCAACTCCTCTACGAAGTCGCCGATCCCGCGCGATACTTCACGCCCGATGTCGTCGCTGATTTCACCACTGTGAAACTGACGCAGGCGAAACCCGACGTGGTGAACGTGACCGGCGGCACCGCGAACGGCTTGACGGACACCTACAAGGTGTCGATCGCGTACCGCGACGGGTTCATGTCGGCCGGCACGCTGGTCATCGCGGGACCGAATGCCGCAACGAAAGCCCGGCGCTCCGGCGCGATCCTGCTCGAAAAGTTGAAACAGGCGGGATTCACCTTCGCCGAGAGCCGTATCGAAGCGCTCGGCGCGGGCGATTGCGTGCCCGGCGTTATCACCGCGACCGCCGACCCGCCCGAGGTCGTGCTTCGTGTGAGCGTGCGCGATCCGCGTAAAGCTGCGATCGAACGCTTCACGAAGGAATTCGCCCCGCTCGTCACATCGGGGTTCCCGGGCACAACGGGCTACACCACGGGTCGTCCGCCCGTGCGCGAAGTGTTCGCTTACTGGCCCGCGCTCGTTGCGAAGTCGGCCGTGACACCGGTCGTGGAGGTGGTGTGA
- a CDS encoding AtuA-related protein: MAQVPLSQIAHGRSGDKGNHANIAVIAYTDAGFAWLREHLTADVVAEYFRPLGATRVERFEAANVRGLNFMLYDALAGGASRSLRTDTQGKTLAVALLRMMVAWEEPTS, encoded by the coding sequence ATGGCGCAAGTTCCGCTCTCGCAGATCGCCCACGGGCGCAGCGGCGACAAGGGCAACCACGCGAACATCGCCGTGATCGCGTACACCGACGCGGGGTTCGCGTGGCTGCGCGAGCACCTCACGGCGGATGTCGTGGCCGAATACTTCCGCCCGCTCGGGGCGACCCGCGTGGAGCGCTTTGAAGCCGCGAACGTGCGCGGGCTGAACTTCATGTTGTACGATGCCCTCGCGGGCGGCGCGAGTCGGTCGTTGCGCACCGACACGCAGGGCAAGACGTTGGCGGTGGCCCTATTGCGCATGATGGTGGCGTGGGAAGAACCGACGTCCTGA
- a CDS encoding reverse transcriptase domain-containing protein, which produces MWPIFTPLWRTLSGGRSAPEAGIAPLPFESNWAERLARLGLSPENQRAIVASGALHPHLHYWRFQKPKRAGGRRAIAEPDRRLKRLQYAIVSWCFSAERSHPAAIAYQKGRSTADHIWAHAGAEIVITADIRDFFPSTRAERIETWWRERTDSDTARLLTLLTTDRDGLPQGAPTSPGLSNFVNTELDARLTRHAAPSGARYTRYCDDLAFSWPISSGPPSGFERGVRAALHEFGYTLHPEKGWRVSHRRDEPEIVGAVLTRSGGVRLPDRLRRVIRALARSASPGDVPKLAGYRGYAAQVTNRPGRRNPKT; this is translated from the coding sequence GTGTGGCCGATCTTCACCCCACTATGGCGAACCCTTTCGGGCGGGCGCTCGGCGCCAGAGGCCGGTATCGCGCCACTTCCGTTCGAGTCGAACTGGGCGGAACGGCTCGCCCGACTCGGTCTCTCGCCGGAGAACCAGCGCGCGATCGTCGCGTCCGGTGCTCTTCACCCGCATTTACATTACTGGCGCTTCCAAAAACCGAAGCGCGCCGGCGGTCGGCGCGCGATCGCCGAGCCGGACCGCCGGCTCAAACGGCTCCAGTACGCGATCGTCTCCTGGTGCTTTTCAGCCGAGCGTTCGCACCCGGCGGCGATCGCGTATCAGAAGGGCCGATCCACCGCGGACCACATCTGGGCGCACGCCGGTGCGGAAATCGTAATCACAGCCGATATCCGCGATTTTTTCCCGAGCACGCGCGCGGAACGCATCGAAACGTGGTGGCGCGAACGGACCGACAGCGACACGGCCCGGCTCCTCACCCTGCTGACCACGGACCGTGACGGGCTCCCGCAGGGGGCGCCGACCAGTCCGGGGCTGAGCAACTTCGTCAACACCGAACTGGACGCGCGCCTGACCCGGCACGCGGCACCTTCGGGGGCGCGCTACACCCGGTACTGCGACGACTTGGCGTTCAGTTGGCCCATCAGCTCGGGTCCGCCTTCGGGCTTTGAACGCGGGGTCCGGGCCGCACTGCACGAATTCGGTTACACCCTTCACCCGGAAAAGGGGTGGCGCGTGTCTCACCGGCGCGACGAACCCGAGATCGTGGGCGCGGTTCTGACTCGTTCCGGAGGCGTGCGCTTACCGGACCGCCTCCGGCGGGTGATACGCGCGCTGGCCCGGAGCGCGAGCCCGGGTGACGTCCCGAAATTGGCCGGCTACCGGGGGTACGCGGCGCAGGTTACGAACCGCCCGGGCCGACGGAATCCGAAAACCTGA
- a CDS encoding enoyl-CoA hydratase/isomerase family protein, whose translation MSDIVQYANRGSAAVITINRPDKRNALSRALIAALGDAFRRAAEDSAARSVILTGAGTAFCAGMDLDELRGTLGADSDKVWDDAAKLSALYELIYTLPKPTIAAVNGAAVAGGAGLVTVCDLAVSVPDAKFGYPEVRRGLVAAMVMPHLLRHVGERTARWLLLTGELIDGLAALRVGLVNQIASAENVLLVAGEWAKSLAEGGPKALATTKELLHRCSRQSVGVDDLAKASAEPRLTDECHHGLTAFFDKKPAPWVGERPV comes from the coding sequence ATGTCCGACATCGTGCAGTACGCGAACCGCGGTTCCGCAGCGGTCATTACGATCAACCGTCCCGACAAACGCAACGCCCTTTCGCGCGCGCTGATCGCAGCGTTAGGCGATGCCTTCCGGCGCGCGGCCGAAGACAGCGCTGCGCGAAGCGTGATCCTCACGGGCGCGGGGACTGCATTTTGCGCGGGGATGGACCTCGACGAACTTCGCGGAACGTTGGGGGCGGATAGCGATAAAGTCTGGGACGACGCGGCGAAGCTCTCAGCGCTGTACGAACTCATCTACACGCTACCCAAACCGACCATCGCGGCCGTGAACGGCGCTGCGGTCGCGGGCGGAGCGGGACTCGTGACCGTGTGCGACCTCGCCGTGAGCGTGCCCGATGCGAAGTTCGGGTACCCGGAAGTGCGCCGCGGACTGGTCGCAGCAATGGTGATGCCGCACCTGCTCCGGCACGTCGGCGAGCGCACCGCTCGGTGGCTCCTTCTTACGGGCGAACTCATTGATGGACTCGCGGCCCTGCGCGTGGGCTTGGTGAATCAGATCGCGTCGGCAGAAAACGTGCTCCTCGTGGCCGGTGAGTGGGCGAAGTCACTCGCCGAAGGCGGCCCCAAAGCACTCGCGACCACGAAGGAACTGCTGCACCGCTGCTCGCGCCAGTCGGTCGGCGTCGATGACCTCGCGAAGGCGAGCGCTGAACCGCGCCTCACCGACGAGTGTCACCACGGGCTGACCGCGTTCTTCGACAAGAAACCGGCCCCGTGGGTGGGCGAACGGCCGGTGTGA